The Coccidioides posadasii str. Silveira chromosome 3, complete sequence genome contains a region encoding:
- a CDS encoding uncharacterized protein (EggNog:ENOG410PJMR~COG:S~BUSCO:3751at33183) — protein sequence MDDLSGFKWTDNGNSGPRRPPPMASNAHLPIPRPTPPISARSTPLSGLAMRPGSPSKPSAPPKDSFASLVSFGVGASGKNISLAERQRQLAEQNALEEQKKRAQLEAQYGGSNEQFWDSLGQSGLSQGLSSGLARPSSGVSGQPLPGGDLPRQGPGVKDDEDDILAAFNASAPVDKSTNFPVPSSTSSPAPNAALQFSGDAGSDLVLEDDDPFGLGQMSERQPQPRTTPQQNDDDDDILGPLAKPVSEFAKPVPENSNNEPGNGTLMLHDRNDSPPRTTPVDRAIAELVDMGFPIEKASQALSTTESGTDVQAAVSWLLNQAHAEAREKARGRSQSAQAQPRSGRAPDRHRETFAEDHRDSSLPTRVRDQHHFEETSRIRRQAAEKDAAQLAAEFGSNLFKSANSLWKSGTKKVQQAVQEFNSNPDPSQPRWMREEALEFRSQTIEVRQQRSPTSATMTSVTDEALMLEMQRAPPSRSPQPRPHITSHRRIQGFTPSRQPSPHPRQLQQDVRNTAVNDTRPRLSRLTSEEQASQAYISPARRRKPPPQSHSEVEPDLLGGSHRPPQPGRPAHQSPPSQPQRPTGATPSPPVAPRPKPPPRQIPSVSTSALLSSHKHRQDGTAAFKRGDYAAAHAAYSTAISLLPSNHPVTIILLTNHALTALKIGEPKTAISDADRALSIIGPSKGELEQIDLGNGEPMKEMREFFGKAMMRKAEALEQLEKWTDAAKIWQETVESGHGGSASIQGRTRCEKAAGIRSIPAPIPKLIPSACAPPRTTPNRASKPAIRSQPAVPAKPAEAVSRLRAANEAADRLDNERFALADSVDARLTSWKGGKQDNLRALLASLDTILWAETGWKKISMAELVLPTKVKIHYMKGIAKVHPDKIPVNATTEQRMIAGAVFSALNEAWDKFKQENGL from the exons ATGGACGACCTATCAGGCTTTAAGTGGACAGACAATGGCAATTCTGGGCCCAGGAGACCTCCGCCGATGGCCTCGAATGCCCATCTCCCCATCCCGCGTCCTACGCCCCCTATTTCAGCTCGCTCTACCCCTCTCTCCGGGCTGGCAATGCGCCCAGGCTCGCCCTCCAAACCATCTGCTCCCCCAAAGGATAGCTTTGCCAGCTTGGTAAGCTTTGGGGTCGGTGCGTCGGGGAAAAATATTTCTCTAGCCGAACGGCAACGACAACTTGCGGAGCAGAACGCGTTGGAGGAGCAAAAGAAGCGGGCACAACTGGAGGCGCAATATGGAGGAAGCAACGAACAGTTTTGGGATAGCTTGGGGCAGTCTGGATTATCACAGGGCTTGTCATCAGGGTTGGCAAGGCCTTCCTCTGGCGTCTCTGGCCAGCCGCTGCCTGGAGGCGACTTGCCACGCCAGGGCCCAGGTGTAAAagacgatgaagatgatattCTCGCCGCATTCAATGCGTCGGCTCCTGTGGATAAATCAACCAATTTCCCAGTTCCAAGTTCAACATCCTCTCCTGCTCCAAACGCCGCTTTACAGTTCTCAGGCGACGCCGGCAGTGACCTTGTTCTGGAAGATGATGACCCATTTGGCTTGGGCCAGATGAGCGAAAGGCAACCCCAACCTAGAACAACGCCGCAGCAaaatgatgatgacgatgatatTCTTGGTCCCCTTGCTAAGCCGGTGTCGGAGTTTGCTAAACCTGTTCCGGAAAATTCAAATAATGAGCCGGGAAATGGGACGCTCATGTTACATGATAGGAACGATTCTCCACCTCGCACAACTCCTGTTGACAGGGCTATTGCGGAGCTGGTGGATATGGGATTCCCCATCGAAAAGGCCAGCCAGGCTTTATCAACAACTGAATCTGGTACTGATGTTCAGGCAGCTGTCAGCTGGCTGCTCAACCAGGCCCATGCTGAAGCACGGGAAAAAGCTAGAGGCAGAAGTCAAAGTGCGCAGGCACAACCGCGCTCGGGGCGAGCTCCGGATCGACATCGCGAAACTTTTGCCGAAGATCATCGAGACTCTAGTTTGCCTACACGCGTGCGTGACCAGCACCATTTTGAAGAGACAAGCAGAATTAGGAGACAAGCTGCGGAGAAAGATGCTGCCCAATTAGCAGCAGAGTTTGGGAGTAATTTATTTAAGTCTGCCAATTCGTTATGGAAAAGCGGGACGAAAAAAGTACAGCAAGCTGTCCAAGAATTCAATTCGAATCCTGATCCAAGCCAGCCAAGGTGGATGAGAGAGGAGGCGTTGGAATTTCGGAGTCAAACAATCGAAGTAAGACAGCAAAGGAGCCCAACCTCAGCAACCATGACGAGCGTTACAGACGAGGCGCTGATGTTGGAAATGCAAAGAGCGCCGCCAAGTAGAAGCCCGCAACCGCGTCCTCATATAACCTCCCACAGGCGTATTCAAGGATTCACTCCCTCTCGACAGCCATCACCACATCCGCGTCAGCTGCAGCAGGATGTTAGAAATACAGCTGTGAATGATACTCGCCCCCGACTATCCCGTTTGACTTCTGAAGAACAAGCTTCTCAGGCATACATCAGCCcagcaagaagaagaaaacccCCGCCGCAATCCCATTCAGAAGTAGAGCCCGATCTCTTGGGGGGATCACATAGACCACCTCAGCCAGGTCGTCCAGCCCATCAATCGCCGCCTTCTCAACCACAACGGCCAACAGGTGCCACCCCTTCGCCACCAGTTGCTCCGCGACCCAAACCACCCCCACGGCAAATTCCTTCAGTCTCGACGTCAGCGCTGCTGTCTTCGCATAAACACCGCCAGGATGGTACAGCAGCGTTCAAGCGAGGCGATTACGCTGCTGCCCATGCAGCATACTCCACGGCAATCTCACTGTTACCAAGCAACCATCCCGTTACTATTATCCTTCTTACCAATCATGCTCTCACTGCTCTAAAGATAGGCGAGCCAAAGACGGCGATCAGCGATGCAGATCGTGCATTATCCATAATCGGCCCTAGCAAAGGGGAGTTAGAGCAGATTGACTTAGGAAATGGAGAGCCGATGAAAGAGATGAGGGAATTTTTTGGGAAGGCAATGATGCGAAAAGCGGAAGCTCTGGAGCAGCTAGAAAAATGGACTGATGCGGCCAAAATCTGGCAAGAGACCGTTGAATCTGGTCACGGTGGTAGTGCAAGTATCCAGGGACGAACTCGATGCGAAAAAGCAGCGGGTATTCGATCTATCCCGGCTCCCATTCCAAAGTTGATCCCGTCGGCATGTGCTCCGCCGCGAACCACGCCTAACAGGGCTTCAAAACCTGCTATTAGGTCGCAACCTGCAGTCCCGGCGAAGCCAGCGGAAGCCGTCAGTCGACTTCGAGCGGCGAACGAAGCTGCCGATCGTTTAGACAATGAGAGATTTGCTCTTGCAGATTCTGTGGATGCACGGCTTACTTCTTGGAAGGGTGGAAAGCAGGATAACTTACGCGCTTTACTGGCAAGTTTAGATACAATTTTGTGGGCGGAGACCGGATGGAAGAAGATCAGTATGGCAGAGTTGGTACTGCCGACCAAAGTGAAAATTCATTACATGAAGGGTATTGCAAAGGTACATCCTGATAAG ATTCCAGTGAATGCGACCACCGAGCAGAGGATGATTGCTGGAGCTGTGTTTAGCGCCTTGAATGAAGCGTGGGATAAATTTAAGCAGGAGAACGGATTATGA
- the TRM61 gene encoding tRNA (adenine-N(1)-)-methyltransferase catalytic subunit trm61 (antiSMASH:Cluster_3.2~BUSCO:215926at4751~EggNog:ENOG410PJ45~COG:J~BUSCO:7359at33183): protein MVSPFLSSEPIAEEGSLAILHLRRNLLTPTILSTHDDENLGYKEGKVTNTRYGSFPHSTLINKPWGSQIIASKVDTGSRGRKPKYGNGAKSLKRKADELDVSEANEESRTTEAIATTSGFIHLLRPTPESWTSSLPHRTQVVYTADYSYILHRLRVRPGSSIIEAGAGSGSFTHAAARAVFNGYPSDSNNPKRRRLGQVSSFEFHKTRVQKVRDEIRGHGLEGIVRVNHRDVYKDGFLLGPPWNGESPKANAIFLDLPAPWLALKHLVRNPSDGSESPLDPSSPVHICTFSPCLEQVQQTISALRQHSWLSISMVEVMHRNIEVRREIHSVECDGGTRGSVPGPRNVEEALSKLRAEEQAKALREMIRESQIPSETDSSNRPKGEKDTSAPDSAAAQTKSATPVSMLQTQPEQVKPSIPSFKQGKVIHRSESELKTHTSYLVFAVLPCAWSEEDERKCREKWPSAKVDPPKPTGKKSKKQMKREARAKEAEAEMVKMQSDTEPEPAGK from the coding sequence ATGGTTTCCCCGTTTCTGTCCTCCGAGCCCATCGCCGAAGAAGGGTCGCTGGCCATCCTCCATCTCCGTCGCAATCTTCTCACGCCCACAATCCTGAGCACACACGACGATGAGAACCTGGGCTACAAAGAAGGAAAAGTGACGAACACGCGATACGGTTCCTTCCCACACAGCACGTTAATAAACAAGCCATGGGGATCCCAGATCATCGCCTCCAAAGTTGACACCGGTTCGAGAGGCCGAAAGCCCAAGTATGGAAACGGGGCGAAATCGTTGAAAAGAAAGGCGGACGAACTCGACGTTTCAGAAGCCAACGAAGAGTCGAGGACGACAGAAGCCATTGCCACCACCAGCGGGTTTATTCACCTATTGCGACCTACGCCTGAATCGTGGACGTCCTCGCTCCCGCATCGAACGCAAGTCGTGTATACGGCAGACTACAGCTACATCCTTCATCGCCTTCGAGTACGCCCTGGTAGCTCTATCATAGAAGCAGGTGCCGGAAGCGGATCTTTCACCCATGCAGCCGCCAGAGCGGTCTTCAACGGGTATCCGTCTGACAGCAACAACCCGAAAAGACGGCGATTGGGGCAAGTCTCCAGCTTTGAATTTCACAAGACTCGAGTGCAGAAAGTCCGCGACGAGATCAGAGGCCATGGTCTAGAAGGGATCGTTCGCGTAAATCACCGAGATGTATATAAGGACGGTTTCCTATTGGGCCCACCGTGGAATGGCGAATCGCCCAAAGCAAACGCTATCTTTCTCGACCTTCCAGCTCCATGGCTGGCACTCAAACACCTAGTGCGCAACCCTTCAGACGGCTCCGAATCGCCTTTGGATCCCTCCTCCCCCGTACATATATGTACATTTTCTCCGTGCCTTGAACAGGTCCAGCAGACGATCAGCGCCCTGAGACAGCACTCCTGGCTCTCCATATCCATGGTTGAAGTCATGCACCGCAACATCGAAGTGCGAAGAGAAATTCACAGTGTCGAATGCGATGGAGGAACCCGCGGTTCTGTTCCAGGTCCAAGAAACGTCGAAGAAGCGCTTTCTAAGCTCCGAGCGGAAGAGCAAGCCAAAGCGCTTCGTGAAATGATACGAGAAAGCCAAATCCCCAGCGAAACAGACAGCAGCAACCGGCCTAAAGGCGAAAAAGACACAAGCGCCCCAGACAGCGCAGCAGCGCAAACGAAGTCCGCCACCCCAGTGTCCATGCTTCAAACCCAGCCTGAACAAGTGAAGCCCTCGATACCTTCCTTCAAACAGGGGAAAGTCATCCATCGTTCCGAGTCCGAGCTTAAAACGCACACATCCTACCTTGTCTTTGCTGTTCTACCCTGCGCTTGGTCAGAGGAAGACGAGCGAAAATGTCGAGAGAAATGGCCATCAGCCAAGGTTGATCCTCCAAAGCCGACTGGAAAAAAGAGTAAAAAGCAAATGAAGCGTGAGGCTAGGGCCAAAGAGGCAGAAGCAGAAATGGTCAAGATGCAAAGTGATACCGAGCCTGAGCCCGCGGGTAAATga
- a CDS encoding uncharacterized protein (antiSMASH:Cluster_3.2~BUSCO:54919at4751~EggNog:ENOG410PGE0~COG:J~BUSCO:1804at33183): protein MLLFRRTLSSLSPKHELLSSFRPALVRSFSIFPAMAAAREQPPWKQPSPSPESASKLPPLKLWNSLTRSKVPFVPLDPTGNKVTWYACGPTVYDDAHLGHARNYVSTDILRRLLRDYFKFDVKFIMNITDVDDKIITRARQQHLFMEYVTSHPTIDDSVVETITSAYESYVRKNLPLLEHVPTPKAFPEAVEIKYGFVLNGGALGGTGKPGDAEAKIKMHIRTATSAAKALSDIISDPNAMLSETFYDLAQDVVLPYLDNLKGPSIRGEDYSIFTQLSQRFEDRFMEDARVLNILDADEVTRVTEFIPEIVSFVEQIVQHGFAYATADGSVYFDIAAFEAAGNQYARLEPWNRNDTALQADGEGALINKTVEKRSKADFALWKASKAGEPSWPSPWGLGRPGWHIECSAMASARLGKQMDIHSGGIDLAFPHHDNELAQSEAYWHKGCSHDQWVNYFLHMGHLSIQGSKMSKSLKNFTTIREALERGDWTPRSLRIVFLMGNWADGIEITEDLVKAGNAWEEKLNNFFLSVRNLAAENELSSSTDDALALQLKSAQKAVHDSLCDSFNTAGAMIAISGLVTHYNSADKSKLNAQDVQDVAKWVTSMVNIFGLNGSATPASEEIGWSGIEVPEAAKAFLYPLSAMRDVLREKARSKSGFSVDTIKSVARTGQEALKQNPNPSEEAKPYERVLSDFCTKLESFEQTDTVSKEILALCDRLRDVDLFDLGVYLEDRHEKPALVRTVSRELMAAREEKVARARKKQLEREAREKEARERAERGRLSHLLMFRTNEYSAWDENGIPLKDAAGEDLNKNRYKKLKKEWERQKREHEAWLAKQPGL, encoded by the exons ATGCTCCTCTTCCGTCGCACCCTCTCCTCGCTGAGCCCCAAGCACGAGCTTCTGTCGAGTTTCCGCCCCGCCCTCGTGAGATCCTTCAGCATTTTCCCCGCTATGGCCGCCGCGCGTGAGCAACCGCCGTGGAAGCAACCCTCTCCCAGCCCCGAGTCGGCCTCAAAGCTGCCACCGTTGAAGCTATGGAACTCGTTGACTCGATCCAAGGTCCCGTTCGTTCCCCTCGATCCCACCGGCAACAAGGTAACGTGGTATGCTTGCGGGCCGACGGTATACGATGACGCCCACCTGGGACATGCGCGCAACTATGTGAGCACAGACATACTTCGAAGACTGTTGCGTGATTACTTCAAGTTCGACGTTAAGTTTATTATGAATATTACCGATGTGGACGACAAG ATTATCACAAGAGCCAGACAGCAGCATTTGTTTATGGAATATGTCACTTCCCATCCTACCATCGATGATTCCGTCGTCGAAACTATCACATCCGCCTACGAGAGCTACGTGAGAAAGAACCTGCCCTTGCTGGAGCACGTCCCGACACCGAAAGCGTTCCCTGAGGCGGTTGAAATCAAATATGGATTTGTGCTGAACGGTGGAGCTCTCGGTGGAACTGGCAAGCCGGGAGATGCGGAAGCTAAGATCAAGATGCACATAAGGACCGCGACTTCGGCAGCCAAGGCACTATCCGATATCATTTCTGATCCGAATGCAATGCTAAGCGAGACATTCTATGACTTAGCGCAAGACGTTGTGCTGCCATATCTGGACAACCTAAAAGGACCGTCTATTCGCGGCGAGGATTACTCGATATTTACACAGCTAAGCCAAAGGTTTGAGGACCGGTTCATGGAGGATGCTCGAGTTTTAAATATCCTGGATGCGGATGAAGTCACCAGAGTAACCGAATTCATCCCCGAGATCGTCAGTTTCGTGGAACAAATAGTCCAACACGGATTTGCCTATGCCACTGCCGACGGATCCGTCTACTTCGATATTGCTGCATTCGAAGCCGCGGGGAATCAGTATGCCCGCCTGGAACCATGGAATAGGAATGATACTGCACTCCAGGCTGACGGAGAAGGTGCTTTAATCAACAAAACAGTGGAGAAGCGATCGAAAGCAGATTTTGCCCTCTGGAAGGCATCCAAGGCTGGCGAACCGAGTTGGCCAAGCCCTTGGGGACTAGGTCGTCCCGGATGGCATATAGAGTGCTCTGCTATGGCATCTGCCAGACTTGGAAAACAGATGGATATTCACTCCGGTGGCATTGACTTGGCATTTCCTCACCACGACAATGAGTTGGCGCAGAGTGAGGCTTACTGGCACAAAGGATGTAGTCACGATCAGTGGGTTAACTACTTCCTTCACATGGGCCACCTGTCCATTCAAGGTTCCAAAATGTCGAAATCTCTCAAGAACTTCACCACCATTCGCGAGGCCCTCGAAAGGGGAGACTGGACTCCCAGAAGTCTTCGCATTGTGTTTTTAATGGGAAATTGGGCAGACGGAATTGAGATCACAGAGGACCTCGTAAAGGCAGGAAATGCTTGGGAGGAGAAGTTGAATAATTTCTTCCTCAGCGTAAGAAACTTGGCGGCCGAGAACGAGCTATCATCGTCAACAGACGACGCTTTGGCGCTTCAATTGAAATCTGCGCAGAAAGCCGTGCATGACAGCTTGTGCGACTCGTTTAACACTGCTGGCGCCATGATAGCAATTTCGGGGCTTGTTACGCATTATAACAGCGCCGATAAGTCAAAACTAAATGCTCAAGACGTCCAAGACGTTGCTAAATGGGTTACTAGCATGGTTAATATATTTGGTCTAAACGGCTCGGCTACGCCAGCTTCAGAAGAGATCGGTTGGTCTGGTATCGAAGTTCCAGAAGCCGCCAAAGCTTTCCTTTATCCTTTGTCAGCCATGAGAGACGTTCTTCGGGAGAAAGCTCGAAGCAAATCCGGCTTCTCCGTGGACACTATCAAGTCAGTTGCGCGGACGGGACAAGAAGCTTTGAAGCAGAATCCAAACCCTTCCGAGGAGGCCAAGCCATACGAGAGGGTGCTAAGCGATTTTTGCACCAAACTCGAATCATTTGAACAGACAGACACCGTCTCTAAAGAAATTTTGGCTCTGTGCGATCGTTTGCGGGATGTCGATCTTTTTGATCTTGGAGTATATCTTGAGGATAGACATGAGAAGCCAGCGCTCGTTCGAACGGTCTCGAGAGAGCTAATGGCAGCGAGGGAGGAGAAAGTGGCCCGCGCAAGAAAGAAGCAGTTAGAGAGAGAGGCTAGAGAGAAAGAAGCTAGAGAAAGGGCGGAGAGGGGTAGACTTAGCCATTTGCTTATGTTCCGGACAAACGAATATAGCGCGTGGGATGAAAATGGCATCCCGCTCAAGGATGCTGCAGGAGAGGATCTGAATAAGAACAGATATAAGAAGCTGAAAAAGGAGTGGGAGAGGCAGAAGAGGGAACATGAAGCCTGGTTAGCCAAGCAACCAGGCTTGTAG
- a CDS encoding putative secondary metabolism biosynthetic enzyme (antiSMASH:Cluster_3.2~SMCOG1001:short-chain dehydrogenase/reductase SDR~EggNog:ENOG410PPHD~COG:Q): protein MAPRVWLITGCSSGFGKEIAIQVLERGDKVIATARNVSRIAALRDAGAEVLDLDVSAGFKTIEETVKAAHDIYGRLDILVNNAAFVQEGAVEELSPEEVLSCFNTNVFGALNVVRAVGPYMRQQRSGIIANVSSMAGWIGIPGCGVYAATKAALSCISEALTHELAPFGITVTAIEPGYFRSNLLQLGNRNRPMNRLAHYDGTAAHETADHLDKVNNKQLGNVAKGCSVIIDVLTQSGTASGRDIPIRLPLGSDMIQCVGMKCRETLALLDEWKDIASSTAHDDVQ, encoded by the exons ATGGCGCCCCGTGTGTGGTTGATTACTGGCTGTTCGTCCGGCTTCGGGAAAGAGATTGCTATTCAGGTCCTAGAACGAGGCGATAAGGTCATTGCTACTGCACGCAATGTTTCCAGAATCGCTGCGCTGAGGGATGCTGGTGCCGAGGTTCTCGACCTCGACGTCTCAGCGGGTTTCAAAACCATCGAAGAAACAGTCAAAGCCGCCCACGATATATACGGAAGATTAGATATCCTGGTCAACAATGCAGCATTCGTTCAAGAAGGTGCCGTTGAGGAGTTAAG TCCCGAAGAGGTCCTTTCATGTTTCAACACCAATGTCTTTGGTGCGTTAAACGTTGTTCGAGCTGTCGGCCCCTACATGCGACAGCAGCGAAGCGGAATAATAGCAAATGTATCGAGTATGGCGGGATGGATTGGAATTCCGGGTTGTGGAGTTTATGCCGCTACCAAGGCGGCATTGTCTTGCATCTCAGAGGCCTTGACTCACGAATTGGCCCCTTTCGGCATCACTGTGACAGCAATAGAACCAGGATACTTTAGATCCAATTTATTGCAGCTGGGCAATCGAAATCGACCGATGAATCGCCTTGCCCATTACGACGGAACTGCGGCCCACGAGACTGCAGATCATCTTGACAAGGTTAATAACAAGCAACTTGGAAATGTGGCCAAAGGCTGCAGCGTCATTATTGATGTCTTGACTCAGAGCGGGACGGCATCCGGTCGTGATATTCCTATTCGGCTGCCACTTGGCTCGGACATGATTCAGTGTGTTGGGATGAAATGCAGGGAAACCTTGGCACTTTTGGATGAATGGAAAGACATAGCCTCATCAACAGCCCATGATGATGTGCAGTGA
- a CDS encoding uncharacterized protein (antiSMASH:Cluster_3.2~EggNog:ENOG410PG68~COG:S~TransMembrane:7 (o14-35i47-68o74-96i205-226o246-269i281-304o324-346i)~BUSCO:11718at33183): MFPPSPAAQLNLEALSGICGSISIACWVVVFSPQIIENFRRGSADGLSLLFLVIWLAGDVFNILGAVLQGVLPTMIILAVYYTLADIVLLAQCFYYRGFTLSDHSLKSTQGASSGNGQAQEQQRPLSPIQTERTALLPPHTTHHGPQQPQRHPVDRRTSIASLSSISERLGLVDSTHLSPAMPLIEPSKPSVRAISKPTTTIQKLVWNSFAIALVCAAGILGWYVSMRATSRSKRQPEHPALTLDSLGQVFGYLCAAFYLGSRIPQLLLNWRRKSTEGVSLLFFLFACVGNLTYVLSIFAYSPICEDTRGHCQPGEQRRIYGRYLLVNASWLLGSLGTLFLDLAIFAQFIMYREKEEEYDDSMIR, from the exons ATGTTCCCTCCAAGTCCCGCGGCTCAGCTGAATCTCGAAGCGCTTAGCGGTATCTGCGG CTCCATCTCAATCGCTTGTTGGGTCGTCGTATTCTCTCCTCAGATCATAGAAAACTTCCGTCGTGGATCCGCCGATGGGCTCTCACTTTTATTCCTCGTCATCTGGCTGGCTGGGGATGTCTTTAACATCCTTGGTGCAGTCCTTCAGGGAGTGCTCCCGACTATGATCATCCTTGCGGTTTACTATACGCTCGCCGACATTGTTTTATTGGCTCAGTGTTTCTACTACCGGGGCTTCACGCTATCAGATCACAGCCTGAAATCCACTCAAGGCGCATCATCGGGAAACGGCCAGGCGCAGGAGCAACAACGCCCACTGTCGCCAATTCAGACGGAACGAACAGCACTCCTCCCACCTCATACCACACACCATGGCCCTCAGCAGCCACAGCGCCATCCTGTCGATCGCCGCACATCTATAGCTTCTCTCTCCTCGATTTCCGAACGTTTAGGGCTGGTCGACAGCACTCATCTTTCTCCCGCAATGCCGCTCATTGAACCTTCTAAACCATCCGTTCGCGCCATCTCGAAACCTACAACTACAATCCAAAAGCTGGTGTGGAACTCTTTTGCCATTGCACTCGTCTGCGCCGCCGGTATACTCGGCTGGTACGTCAGCATGCGTGCTACATCACGCAGTAAGCGACAGCCCGAGCATCCCGCGCTGACTCTCGACTCCCTGGGCCAAGTATTCGGATACCTCTGCGCAGCATTCTATCTGGGTAGCCGTATCCCTCAATTACTACTGAATTGGCGCCGAAAGAGTACAGAAGGAGtgtctcttctcttcttccttttcgcCTGCGTTGGAAACTTAACCTACGTGCTCTCGATATTTGCATATTCGCCCATCTGCGAGGACACGAGGGGCCATTGTCAGCCTGGTGAGCAGCGAAGGATATATGGAAGATATTTACTAGTCAACGCATCATGGCTATTGGGTAGCTTGGGAACACTGTTTTTGGATCTGGCGATTTTCGCGCAGTTCATTATGTAtcgagagaaagaagaagaatatgacGATTCCATGATcagatga
- a CDS encoding uncharacterized protein (antiSMASH:Cluster_3.2~BUSCO:374548at4751~EggNog:ENOG410PFEW~COG:T~BUSCO:8702at33183) produces the protein MDEAAQGAKALTASDFPSAIKHFTRALTVNPHATNYYVKRSTAFSRLKPEDGGPNGEAALRDAEMAVALGIQRARRELIIAGQMRRAIVLYQLGRFGDADFLFKILRNKLGNAADTNSKDKAMAAMGLTDATAATRDSSVKDQELQIWEVKVKSQLSKLAPGDEKANVTIAEIPSVVVPDTAVLKELHQAQLREMESGVEPSSLQVENKTQGQQNQQETPDKAAHGTPSESQSQSAQVSTSQGPVTAKHRHEWYQNHNTVVVTLYAKGVPKDKAEIEIQEHSLSISFPTSTGSDFTFDLDPLYAAVDTTASRYSIMSTKIEIILHKKQPGQKWASLEGTMGPAAQSTTSSSFPLPSVPASAPTKAPSYPTSARGGAKNWDKIAADLSKKKKSNSGDQGKDEDMDSDLEEYNSGDPVDGFFKKLYANADDDTRRAMMKSYYESKGTALSTNWSEVSKGPVQEHPPSDD, from the exons ATGGATGAAGCTGCCCAGGGTGCAAAGGCGCTGACTGCCTCGGACTTTCCATCTGCCATAAAACATTTCACACGGGCCCTGACGGTCAACCCCCACGCGACAAATTACTACGTCAAACGGTCAACCGCGTTCTCGCGCCTGAAACCAGAGGATGGAGGACCGAACGGTGAAGCGGCTCTTCGAGATGCTGAGATGGCGGTAGCTCTTGGTATTCAGCGCGCAAGACGAGAGTTGATCATAGCGGGTCAAATGAGAAGAGCTATTGTCCTGTATCAGCTGGGCCGATTCGGAGATGCCGATTTCTTGTTTAAGATCCTGAGGAATAAGCTGGGCAATGCTGCTGATACCAACTCAAAGGACAAGGCAATGGCGGCAATGGGACTCACGGATGCGACAGCGGCGACTCGTGATAGCAGCGTCAAGGACCAGGAGCTGCAGATCTGGGAGGTCAAGGTCAAGTCTCAACTTAGTAAACTAGCGCCTGGGGATGAGAAAGCGAATGTAACCATTGCGGAAATCCCTAGCGTCGTCGTTCCCGACACAGCGGTGTTGAAAGAATTGCATCAGGCTCAACTGCGAGAAATGGAAAGTGGCGTTGAACCGTCATCGCTGCAAGTCGAAAACAAGACGCAGGGACAACAGAACCAGCAAGAGACACCTGATAAAGCTGCCCATGGCACACCTTCTGAAAGCCAGTCGCAATCTGCTCAAGTGTCTACTTCTCAAGGGCCAGTAACCGCAAAGCACAGGCATGAGTGGTATCAGAATCATAACACTGTGGTCGTTACGTTATACGCGAAGGGTGTTCCAAAGGATAAAGCCGAAATTGAAATTCAAGAGCACTCT TTATCAATTTCATTCCCAACAAGCACCGGTTCCGATTTTACCTTTGACTTGGACCCGTTATACGCTGCTGTTGATACCACAGCTTCCAGATATTCAATCATGTCGACTAAGATTGAAATTATTCTCCATAAGAAACAACCTGGCCAAAAGTGGGCATCCCTAGAAGGAACTATGGGTCCCGCAGCCCAATCAACCACATCTTCAAGCTTTCCTCTCCCGTCCGTTCCTGCTTCGGCTCCAACCAAGGCACCTTCGTATCCCACGTCTGCTCGTGGTGGCGCTAAGAATTGGGACAAAATAGCAGCAGATCtaagcaaaaagaagaaatcaaaCAGTGGAGACCAAGGCAAGGATGAAGATATGGATTCCGATCTCGAGGAATACAACTCTGGTGATCCGGTCGATGGCTTCTTCAAGAAACTCTATGCTAATGCTGATGACGATACGAGGCGCGCGATGATGAAGAGTTACTATGAGAGCAAAGGGACGGCATTGAGTACTAATTGGAGCGAAGTCAGTAAAGGTCCAGTTCAAGAGCATCCTCCTTCGGACGACTAA